One Trichormus variabilis 0441 genomic window, TTCTTGTTGTTTGACATCCCTGGCTAGCTGAAACATCTCTAGGGATTGTTGTAAAGACTTGATGGCTGCTATTAAGTCTCCAGCCTGCTGTTGTTGAATTCCTTGCCGCAGTAACTTGGATGCTTCTGATGAGTGATTGTCGTTTTCTGGAGGAACCAATGATTCTTTCGGTTCACCTTGGTCAAATTCGTGAGTAATCGTGTTGCGCCTTACTTGTTTGGGGTATTTGGCAACTTGCACAGGAACCTTATTGTTGATGCTGTTGTTCCCTTCACCGTTTGACATTGACCAATTCCTGATAACTGGGGTGACGTATTTAGTATTCCCAAAAATTAGCCGCTTCTTTCATGCAAAAGACTGATAACTGTTTTCATCTCGGTAAAATAACTAGTTCAATTCCCCATCCATAGCCTCAGTGTCCCTATTTCTTGCTAGTTTTTACTTATATAAATAGAGGTATTAGCAATGCAGAGACAACTAGAACCAGAAGTGATGGATAGTTGGGAGGAAGCTAGTGAATATGATGCAATGGATTTTACTGAGGTAAATAATGCTTTTGCTGAAGAGGCCGTGGCTTGTGGTCCATCAGAACATGGTTTAGTCTTGGATGCGGGTACTGGTACTGCACGGATTCCGGTTTTAATCTGTCAGAAACGTCCTCGGTGGCAGCTAGTGGCGATTGATATGGCTGAAAATATGCTACAAATTGCTACACAGCACGTCCAACAGTCTGGGTTACAGGAACATATTCGTTTGGAACTGGTGGATGCGAAACGTTTACCTTATGAGGATGGGATATTTGATTTGGTCGTTTCTAACAGTCTAGTTCACCATCTGCCTGACCCTTTACCTTTTTTTGCCGAAATCAAGCGCGTTTGCAAACCTCAAGGTGGTATTTTTATCCGTGATTTATTTCGTCCTGAAGATGAAGCAACGATGAATGCTGTAGTGGCAAGTATTGGGAATGAATACGATGACTATCAGAAAAAATTATTTCGTGATTCGCTCCATGCCGCATTGACATTGGATGAGGTTAATCAACTGATTATAACAGCAGGGTTAACGGGAGTAGAGATTTATCAGTCAAGCGATCGCCACTGGACGGCTAAACGCAGTTGGACTAATTAGAAATATCATGCTGTTCGGCTTCCGCTAGCCAGCTTAGTCTATTGATTGGTGTTTTTGTCTGCCAAATTTGTTCAAACTCGGCTCTTGTAATACCAAACTCTAATAAATCTGCTTTACTGAGGGGTTTGTCACACAACATTCCATAATTATCGGCAAAATGGTTGTCATCATAAAACAAGACATTACCGTTTTCGTAAACTTCTATTTGTCTTGTAGCGCATAAATCGTTACCTACTTGTATTACTTCTATAAAGTAGGTACTAGTACCCCAAGTATCAAACTCTCCTCCAAGGGTTTCATCCCAGAACCATTTACAGTATTTCTTTTCCTTGGTTGATAAAGACATTATTTTTTGCTCCTGTTATAGAGGCTAATATCTTCAAGGTACTCTAAAAGAATATGCTTGTGTGTCTGAGTCAGGATATCGAGAGAAAGTAAATGCCGACCAATGCACAAACACTATCGAAATGAGGAGGGCAAAACAAAATTCTACAAGGCATTCTAGAGTTAAACCTAGAAACTATGTTGAAGGGAAAAGATGATGACAATCTCTTTAAATCACACTATAGTTCCTGCTCATAATAAAGAAGCATCAGCACAGTTTTTTGCTCAAATTTTTGGTTTAAACGTCGAATCTGTCGGTCATTTTGCGGCTGTGCGAGTTAATGACACACTTACGCTTGATTTTGATGACAGAGGAACATTCGAGTCTCACCATTATGCCTTTCAGGTCAGTGATGCAGAATTTGATACTATCTTTGCCAGAATCAAACAAGCTGGTCTGGAATATAGTAGCGACCCCATGCACCACAACAAGGGAGAAATCAACCATAGGAAAGGAGGGCGTGGTTTTTATTTCTACGACCCAAATGGTCACAATTTAGAACTATTGACCCGTAGCTGATAGTTATTGAGTGTCCTTTCTTACTCAGGTTAAGTGATTGCAATCTCAAGATGCAATCATCTTTTTTTCAATGAATTAGTTCGTCTTTATCTGAGGGGCGGTAGAATAAACCTAATTTTCGTAGCTTCAACAGAATAACTATGGCTATGTCTTCTACACTACAACGGGCATTTACCAACGGCCGTGTACTGAAAGTAATTAGTGGTTTGAACAACTTTGACGCTGATAGCGTTGCAGCTATTATTAAAGCTGCTGAACTTGGTGGTGCGACTTTTGTAGATATTGCCGCCGATGCTGGATTGGTTCGGTTAGCTAAAAGATTGATTAATTTACCAGTTTGTGTATCAGCAGTAGATCCAGAAAAATTTGTCACAGTCGTAGAAGCTGGTGCAGATTTGATTGAAATCGGTAATTTTGATTCTTTTTACGCTCAAGGACGCAGATTTGAGGCTGCGGAAGTATTGGCGCTGACTAAACAAACCCGCGCTCTCTTACCCGAAATTACCCTGTCTGTGACTGTTCCTCATATCCTAGAACTGGATCAACAGGTACAGCTAGCTGAAGAATTGGTAAAAGCTGGAGCAGATATCATTCAAACCGAAGGCGGTACAAGCAGCCAGCCTACTCACTCTGGAAGCCTGGGATTAATTGAAAAAGCTGCTCCCACTTTGGCAGCAGCTTATGAAATTTCTCGTGCTGTATCAGTACCAGTATTATGTGCTTCCGGCATTTCTAATGTTACTGCACCTCTGGCGATCGCATCTGGTGCGGCTGGTGTTGGTGTCGGTTCTGCTATCAACCAACTCAATAGCGAAGTAGCAATGATTGCGGCTGTACGCGGCTTGGTTGAAGCTTTGGGAACTGTTGATCGTGTAATCGTCTAGTTAGGAATCAGGGACATGGGGGAGAAATATCTAAAATAATGTGAGTTCGATAAATTCGGAAGAACCCCTCTCCATAGCTTGCTTCCCGCAGGGTACCTCTCCCCGACGCGGGGAGAGGCTTAAAACCCTGATTATTTGGTACTCAGTTATAGATTTTCAGCCCCTTCCCTTGTAGGGAAGGGGTTGGGGTTAAGTTCCGTCGAATTCACGTTAAAATATGTTCCCCAATCCCCAATCCAAGGAAAAAGTCAAAAGGTACAAGATTTTTTCTTTTGCCTTTTGACTTTTGACTTTCTACTTTTTTCTCCCCAACACCTACAAAAGAATATCCTTCAACGCATAAATTACTTGATCTTGCTGTTCGGTTGTTAGTTCGGGAAACATGGGTAAGGATAAAACTTCATTGCAAGCTTGTTCTGCAACTGGTAATTGTCCTGGCTGATAACCGAGATATTGATAAACTGGTTGCAAATGTAAAGGGTAGGGATAGTAAACCATCGAGCCTACTTGCTTTTCTTGCAAGCTATTTTTTACCGCCTCCCGGTGTGTGGCGCTATTACCGTTCCTTCCTGCGGTGATGACGCGAATAGTATATTGATTCCACACGCTCACGCCACCAGCTAGTTCTTGCGGGGGGATGATACCGGGAATTTGACTGAGATATTTTTGGTAATAGGCGGCGATCGCTTGTCTTTGGCGATTCCAAGTATCAAGATAAGGTAGTTTAATCTGCAAAATTACTGCTTGAATCGCATCTAAGCGGCTATTAACACCTATTTCTTCATATTGATAACGATGTCTCTGTCCATGTTCCTTGATGATCCGCACCTTGGCAGCAATTTCTGGATCGTTGGTTGTAATCGCGCCACCATCACCGCAAGCACCTAGATTTTTGGTGGGGTAGAAGCTAAAACAGCCAATATGTCCAATACTACCGACTTTTTTGCCGTCCCAAGTCGCGCCTGTGGACTGAGCGCAATCTTCAATTACTGCGATATTGTGAGCTTGAGCGATCGCCATTAGCGTTGTCATATCCACGGGCTGTCCAAATAGATGCACTGGGATAATCGCTTTGGTTCGGGGTGTAATCGCCGCCGCTACTTGCTGTAAATCTAGGTTAAAACTTGTCTCATCGATGTCAACAAATACCGGTTTTGCACCTACGGCGCTGATCACTTCAGCCGTAGCGACAAAGGTGAATGGTGTAGTAATTACTTCATCGCCTGCACCGATTCCTAAGGCGCGTAAAGCTAGAAATAGAGCGTCTGTACCAGAATTACAAGCGACACAATCAGTAACGCCATGATAAGCAGCAAATTGTTGCTCAAAACTTTCGACTGGAGGGCCACCAATATAACGCCCAGAAGCCAGTGCTTCTACAACGGCTCTGCTGACTTCGGCTTCTATGGAAGCATATTGCTGCTTGATATCAAAGGCGGGAATCGAACTTAGGCTTTGGATCATGAGTTTTCATTTTGTCTGGAGATACAAAGAATACATTCCGACTGTCAATTTTGACTGGGGAAATTTTTCTTTAAAGAAATTTAAAAGGACTGTCGCTCTAGATACGCATTAAACAAGAATTATTACTGAAGTAATTTTATGGGTAAGACTTAGAACAGTGGTAAGTTATGAGTGCCTGTTCGACAACTGACATAGTGATTAAGTTGTCAGTGGTTAGTGGTCAAAAGAGTTTTGAACTGTTGACTAATTAGGAGGTGGAGAAGGGATGCAGGGTTTGATTAGTTTGGATTTAGTTGATTTGGTGATGGCGGTGGGATTGATGGCGATCGCTATTGGGTTGTCTGCTTGGGAAGGATTGGGGCTAGAGTTGAATTTAGCGATCGCTACTGGCAGAACTATCCTACAGTTATTGGTTTTGGGGTATGTTTTAGACTTCATCTTTGCTCTAGACAATCCTGGGGCAGTTTTGGCGATTTTGGGGGTGATACTGACGATTACGGCGATTGTCGCACGAAATCGCATCAGTCAGAAAATTCCTTATGTATTACCTCTGGTATGGGGAGCAATTTTTATCAGTACTGCCCTGACAGTGTTTTACACCACCTTCTTAATCATTCAACCAGATAGATGGTACGAGCCGCGCTATGTAATTCCCCTGGCGGGGATGGTGTTGGGTAATGCGATGAATGCGGCGGCGATCGCTGGAGAACGGCTTGTCAGTTCGATGAACTCTTTTTCCACGGAAATCGAAACCCATTTGAGCTTAGGAGCAACTCCAGCACAAGCTGTCAGTCAGTACCGCAAAGAAGCAATCAGAGCCGCATTACTCCCCACCTTGAATCAAATGATGCTTGTCGGGATGGTAGCTATCCCCGGAATCACCACCGGACAGTTACTCGCAGGGATTAATGCCCTGGATGCGGTATCTTATGAGATTGTGATTATCTTTATGGTTGCGATCGCCAACCTACTCACAACTGTTTTACTAACCAAAGGATTGTGTCGGCAGTTTTTTAATTCTGCGGCGCAGCTAGTAAGGTGAGTAGAATAAGGGGTGTAGCCTAAAATTAAAATTAACGTGACGTTTTCTATTAGCTAAAGTGACAGAATCTTTGCCATTGCGCGATCGCTATCTTGCTCTCATCGATGAAATTGTCCAGATGACTCTCCAGGGCAAAATTAGTTCTGTGGAGATGGTCTATCAAATGCTGCAAAAAGGTATACTGGCTGGGACGGGGGAAGTGTTTGAGTTAGTGTTGAGCGATCGCCTCAGTACCAGTCAAGCTCAGGTGGATAGCGAACAAGATGAGTTGAAGAAAGCTAAGGCTAACCGGAGTTTACGGGCGATTAAGACGATTCAAAGTCAATGGCAAAGATACGCCGAGCAGAATAAAGCCACGGAAGCGATCGCCTCAGCCGTGCAGGAAATCACTACAGCTTCAGCAAGCGATCGTTTAGCTACATTTTTACGTATTATTGACCCTAATTTAAAAAATCCCCTCAATCTGTCACAACTCCAGCAATTAGGCAAATCATTACAACAATTCGCCCAGTTTGCTCCTGATATCCAGCAAATATCACAAGGAATTACCCGTGGTGTAGCAGCTTGGCAAAGGTTACAAGAACACCTAGTTAGCTGGATGTATGAGTCAAATCAAGCGTTGGGGTTTGGTGGTGTACCGGGAGAAACAGGCCCTTGGGCGACTTGGGCAAAAAAAGTTAATAGTGAATTACCCCAAGCGTTATTTCGTAGCCTAGCTGTAGAACAATCAGCCATCCCATTTGTAGAGCAGCATAATAATATCACTCTCGCTGACTGGGTGGAAATCGCCTTAATTTTCCAGTATTTGCAACGAGGGTTAGTTAATTGGTTCGACCAGCAAGCATACAATATTCAAGCAGGATCAAAGTTGTCGATTTCTACTTTCTTGACTTTTGCAGTGCTTTGGAGTCAGTTAGCAAGCGGTTTTCAAGGTAAAGCCGAATATAGCAATGGCTGTTCGCAAATCATGTTGCAAACTCTGCGAACCTTTGCCCAGCGTCCCTATTTTCCTCTTTACGGCGGGATTTTTGCGTCGTTTTCTGGTAGTTATTTGCGGGATGCTTTAGATTATTTGGATGAACCCTTACGCAAAGTTGAGCGAACCCAAGAGAAAGCGCGAATTTTGACGCTATTAGGCTATTCTCGGCGTGCTTTAGGACAGTATCAGCGTTCTATCAAGTTTCACGAGCAAGCATTGGAAATTGCCAGGAACGCAGGCGATCGCCCTTGTGAAATCGCCAATCTCAATCACCTCAGCCGTACCTATGTACAAGAGCAAGATTATGCTGAGGCGATCAATAATAGTCAGAGAGCATTAATGTTGAGTAGGCAAGCAGGTGATAAGACAGGCGAGACTAATGCACTGGTAAATCTAGGTTACAGCGAAGTGATGCAGGCGCAAAAGCTGGAGCAAGCA contains:
- a CDS encoding class I SAM-dependent methyltransferase; this translates as MQRQLEPEVMDSWEEASEYDAMDFTEVNNAFAEEAVACGPSEHGLVLDAGTGTARIPVLICQKRPRWQLVAIDMAENMLQIATQHVQQSGLQEHIRLELVDAKRLPYEDGIFDLVVSNSLVHHLPDPLPFFAEIKRVCKPQGGIFIRDLFRPEDEATMNAVVASIGNEYDDYQKKLFRDSLHAALTLDEVNQLIITAGLTGVEIYQSSDRHWTAKRSWTN
- a CDS encoding VOC family protein: MTISLNHTIVPAHNKEASAQFFAQIFGLNVESVGHFAAVRVNDTLTLDFDDRGTFESHHYAFQVSDAEFDTIFARIKQAGLEYSSDPMHHNKGEINHRKGGRGFYFYDPNGHNLELLTRS
- a CDS encoding DUF561 domain-containing protein; amino-acid sequence: MAMSSTLQRAFTNGRVLKVISGLNNFDADSVAAIIKAAELGGATFVDIAADAGLVRLAKRLINLPVCVSAVDPEKFVTVVEAGADLIEIGNFDSFYAQGRRFEAAEVLALTKQTRALLPEITLSVTVPHILELDQQVQLAEELVKAGADIIQTEGGTSSQPTHSGSLGLIEKAAPTLAAAYEISRAVSVPVLCASGISNVTAPLAIASGAAGVGVGSAINQLNSEVAMIAAVRGLVEALGTVDRVIV
- a CDS encoding DegT/DnrJ/EryC1/StrS family aminotransferase — protein: MIQSLSSIPAFDIKQQYASIEAEVSRAVVEALASGRYIGGPPVESFEQQFAAYHGVTDCVACNSGTDALFLALRALGIGAGDEVITTPFTFVATAEVISAVGAKPVFVDIDETSFNLDLQQVAAAITPRTKAIIPVHLFGQPVDMTTLMAIAQAHNIAVIEDCAQSTGATWDGKKVGSIGHIGCFSFYPTKNLGACGDGGAITTNDPEIAAKVRIIKEHGQRHRYQYEEIGVNSRLDAIQAVILQIKLPYLDTWNRQRQAIAAYYQKYLSQIPGIIPPQELAGGVSVWNQYTIRVITAGRNGNSATHREAVKNSLQEKQVGSMVYYPYPLHLQPVYQYLGYQPGQLPVAEQACNEVLSLPMFPELTTEQQDQVIYALKDILL
- a CDS encoding ABC transporter permease is translated as MQGLISLDLVDLVMAVGLMAIAIGLSAWEGLGLELNLAIATGRTILQLLVLGYVLDFIFALDNPGAVLAILGVILTITAIVARNRISQKIPYVLPLVWGAIFISTALTVFYTTFLIIQPDRWYEPRYVIPLAGMVLGNAMNAAAIAGERLVSSMNSFSTEIETHLSLGATPAQAVSQYRKEAIRAALLPTLNQMMLVGMVAIPGITTGQLLAGINALDAVSYEIVIIFMVAIANLLTTVLLTKGLCRQFFNSAAQLVR
- a CDS encoding tetratricopeptide repeat protein; amino-acid sequence: MTESLPLRDRYLALIDEIVQMTLQGKISSVEMVYQMLQKGILAGTGEVFELVLSDRLSTSQAQVDSEQDELKKAKANRSLRAIKTIQSQWQRYAEQNKATEAIASAVQEITTASASDRLATFLRIIDPNLKNPLNLSQLQQLGKSLQQFAQFAPDIQQISQGITRGVAAWQRLQEHLVSWMYESNQALGFGGVPGETGPWATWAKKVNSELPQALFRSLAVEQSAIPFVEQHNNITLADWVEIALIFQYLQRGLVNWFDQQAYNIQAGSKLSISTFLTFAVLWSQLASGFQGKAEYSNGCSQIMLQTLRTFAQRPYFPLYGGIFASFSGSYLRDALDYLDEPLRKVERTQEKARILTLLGYSRRALGQYQRSIKFHEQALEIARNAGDRPCEIANLNHLSRTYVQEQDYAEAINNSQRALMLSRQAGDKTGETNALVNLGYSEVMQAQKLEQAEPETYERAISYLEQGLKLSEKSGDIQSKALCVSSLGIAYLVIGQPQDAIKYLEDGFKTAQISGDLYLQGRNLAYLAEACYQLQNLEKAVYTGCLGMYLLEQIASLEWRQAAGLLTILQGQIGLEAFQNLLQQSRSRIISIIGVDGYDYIPKLLAQYQEDI